In Candidatus Brocadia sp., the genomic stretch TCCCTGTATCGGCAATAGTATACTTCTTTTCCAATTCCCATGGTATGGTTTCTGCCACACGTTTGTCCTTTATATATGCAATTACCTGTTTTCCTTCGGGTGATTGAAAAATCCTTATGGTATTTTTTGCCATATAGGCACTGGCAATTCCACTACAGGTCAGTTTTACATTCTTATATTTCCCAGGATGCATTTTATCCCAGTCAGGAAATTTCTCAAATACCCAACGGGTTTCAGCGCCTTCCGGGCCATTGATTTCTATTTGAACAGCTGGATTATCCGACGGTTGCTCATGTAAAGGCCTTTTATCTCCGTAATTAAGCACATATTGTAACATTCTTATCGAATATTCAGTTCCTTCAAATTTAAAAACTTTATTTAATTCCAGAGAATAGTCTTGAGACAAACCCTGGCCAGCTATCGCTACAGATACCTTTGCATGTCCAGCCTCAACTGAGCTAATGGCTTTATCTAATTCTTCCTGGGAAGGCAGCCAGACATATTCTATTCGTAAATTTTGTTTTTTATCCTCATAAGAGTTACGATCATGAGCTAATAACCATCCCTCTGCAGCAACCTTTTCAGACCCCATCAGCCTTACAAAAATAGCCGGGTTCTCGGGTTTGTCTGATGTATTCATCGGTTCTTGTTGTAATTCTGCATCTGGAATATAGTCTTTGATAGTTACCCGATAATCCGATCCCGGAACTCGTTGCCTTTTCCCAGGTTTAACATCCAGCACTTTTTGACGGTCTTTACTCTTTACATATGACACGAGTTGAAATTTCGGTTCATTCTTTTCTAATATGAAATCATCTAAAGCAATCGAAAATGGCAAATCTTTCTTGACGTAGTCCAATTTCCCCTGCCGGTTGATCAACTGGGTAAGAAAATAATTTACCGATTTCCCTTCGTAAACATTTACGCCGCCCTTTACGCCCAGTTGGAATTTTACAACACCACCAATCAATATTAAAACAAGGCTGAGATGAGTGAGAATGAAACCGGTCTGCAGGAAGGTATTTTTCCACCGCTTTATGGTACAACAAATAAGGTTGGCACAAAGCAATACCAGCAGGAATGAAAACCAATAGGAGTAGAATACATTCGATAATTGTGTTATTCTGAAAAAATTTGCAAGTCCGTATCCATATCTTGCCGTATATTCATCAAGGGTTTTTTCTTGCAGGATTACCGTTCCCAGGATACATGCCACAACCATTATCAAAATAATTGCTACCGCAAGTTTTACTGAGCAAAAAAAATCCCAAACTTTGTTGGTTTCCTTTGGCTTGTATCGATTTATCTGTTTCTGATTGATTTGCTTTGCAGTATCTTTTGTTTCTGTTATTGTGCGAGGCTGATTCTGTTTTCCATTTTTCATAAGATTATCAAACTGAAAATAACTCAAAAATACTTTTACAACAAACTATAAAATAATATCAATACATTACATAAATAGGCAAAGATTTCACAAACAATAACACTTTAGATTCAACTTTTAGCATCATTGAAGTGACAGAGTCTTTTTAGACTGGGGTTGTTTTGAAACTTGGTTTGCGAATTGTGGATAACGCAGGCTTGATGTATCCGGCTATTTACATTACTACAATTACTAAACCAACGTTTCTTCCAATAACCTGCGGCTATTGGAAGAAACTATTTCCCTCAAACAACTTATTTTTCTTCAATCTCTTCTGTTTCTTCGAATGTTTCTACCGGTATCTCTTCTGTCTGTTCCGTCAGCACGGGTTCTTGCCCGGTGATTAATGAAGTTTCTTTCGGGGGCAATGAAGCAACTGCAGTCAATATTAAAAATTCCACCCTTCTGTTTTCCTTCTTTCCGGCGGACGTACTATTGGTTGCGATGGGGCGATTTGGGCCGAACCCGGCAATGTGAATTCTTGCTCCAGGAATATTTTCACTCTTTGTCAAGAAGTGAAATACACTCAACGAACGTGCGGCAGACAAATGATGGTTTGAATCCCACAGGTGTTTCGTTCTTAAAATAGGGTCGGTATCAGTGTGACCATCAATTCTGATGGCGATGCGTGGATTCTCTTTAAGGAAATCTGCCATTTTTTTCAAAGCCTTTTCTCCGGTAGGCTTTATTGTTGCGCTACCAGAGTCATAGAGCACTTTCTCCGGGAAAAGGAGCACAGGCCCTTCTACGGTATCTCTGACAGTTACACCCTCACCGATTGATTTTGCAAGCTTCCTGAGTTTATCCATCTCCTCTTCGCTTGCCCTAAGCTTGTCCGATAGAGAAGAAAGCTGTCCGTTAAGCCTGGCGATTTCGTCAGCTTGGTCTCTTATTGTAATTGCCTGTCTTCTGTTCAAATTTCTGAGCTCGCTCAACTCGGCACAACCTGACATTCCTACAAAGGCTAATAAAAGGAAAAACTTCGCGTATTTCCTATATTTAGACATTTTTTTTCCTCCAGTTGGTGAGGCGGAATAAAATTTTAAGTGCATCACGAAAACAGCTAGAAGTATCCATAATGAAAACAAACTATAACATGTGCCTTATCCGTTTTCAAGCGTTTTTTCAATGAATTTTATTTTTTGTAATGACGCTGTAATTATTTTAAATATCTGGTTATTTGTAAACCTTATCAGGGTCGAATATCTTGCTTTCTGCAATCTGAAAACTATCTGTCTTTGGAATATACTCTCGATAAAAGCATGTTTTATAACCTGCATGACACGCAGCAACATGCTGCTCCACAACAAACACGAGTGAATTTCCTTCGCAATCGAAAAACACCCTTTTTACAAGCTGAATATGACCCGAAGTTTCTCCTTTAATCATCAGACGGTTTTGAGAACGGCGAAACACATGTACCTTGCCTGTTTCAATCGTTTTTTCAACGGCGTCTTTGTTCATATAACATAAGGTAAGTACCTTTCCATCCAGCTCATCTACTATTATCGAGGGAATAAGCCCCTTTTCATTAAAGTGTAATTTTTCCAATAATTGCATAAGGAATCTCCTTTTATTTGACTGTATTAAGGCATTTTTTTACGGATCTGATGTTTTATATTTGTTTTCGGATTCAGGAGTTATTTTGTGATTTAGAAATTTGTTACCGTGCTGGGATTTCTCCGACTTAAACGTTACAATTTTCTTGTATAAACTTTTGGCCGTATCTTCAGGATTATCAGCATACATAATACTTGAAATGACAGCGACACCATCCACCCCACTTGCTAAAACAGTTTCTATGTTTTTTTCATTGATTCCACCCAGCGCTATAACGGGTATCGTAATTTCATTTTTCAACTTTCGAATTTCTCCTGAACCGGTGGGTTTCAGGAGTCCTG encodes the following:
- a CDS encoding phosphoribosyl-AMP cyclohydrolase is translated as MQLLEKLHFNEKGLIPSIIVDELDGKVLTLCYMNKDAVEKTIETGKVHVFRRSQNRLMIKGETSGHIQLVKRVFFDCEGNSLVFVVEQHVAACHAGYKTCFYREYIPKTDSFQIAESKIFDPDKVYK